The Branchiostoma floridae strain S238N-H82 chromosome 8, Bfl_VNyyK, whole genome shotgun sequence genome has a segment encoding these proteins:
- the LOC118421702 gene encoding MORN repeat-containing protein 5-like, whose product MEYTGSSYEGDFHNGRMEGKGTYNFPTGTRYDGEMKDGTFHGKGTLFFPNGSKYEGEWENGIANKGKYTFADGLEYDDEEWLYCDGYDRRFYTEICNGLKPAGRSQLTNRVPPREIPEGCYDCGDGFYNPKTRVVVDYNHKFLRNADDDEHDWIVKTCRKGWDEIVGYQPKMDA is encoded by the exons ATGGAGTACACCGGTAGCAGTTACGAGGGAGATTTCCACAATGGACG GATGGAAGGGAAGGGCACGTATAACTTCCCGACCGGTACGCGGTATGACGGCGAGATGAAGGACGGCACGTTCCACGGGAAAGGTACGCTGTTCTTCCCGAACGGCAGCAAGTACGAGGGAGAGTGGGAAAATGGCATTGCCAACAAG GGTAAGTACACCTTTGCGGATGGTCTGGAGTATGACGATGAGGAGTGGCTGTACTGTGACGGGTACGACAGACGATTTTACACAGAGATCTGTAACGGACTGAAGCCTGCAG GTCGTTCCCAGTTAACCAACAGAGTACCCCCCAGGGAGATCCCAGAGGGCTGCTATGACTGTGGAGATGGATTTTACAACCCCAAGACTAGAGTAGTGGTGGATTACAATCACAAGTTCCTCAGAAATGCTG atgatgatgaacatgACTGGATTGTCAAGACGTGCAGAAAAGGTTGGGACGAGATAGTTGGATATCAGCCCAAGATGGATGCATAG
- the LOC118421698 gene encoding uncharacterized protein LOC118421698, whose amino-acid sequence MYCYMAAALFLLHGDMFIHNAEARFGSDISTDNADNRFANMGQVTVKEWAVVDGQVDLKLNVEDTPGELEAWILDFQPYMHNANEQWPVEDGWLWSNQTGECSSVHTSAEFYTFLNDTGFQSLTGTGGKDLFNSYTRGTLGNASRRADEVAYSGPLKTLLGCKSQGSNESVWNMTSTEDEVEFRTRLYVVNVRPKDYYRPQKGISFVQSHIDLIWRLYRTALAKVIISSSGLLRPVFEYAIVSTVYDVNGDPDWSKARLDLRFITITDSNTQMSVYVNASANYTAQNPANGLREVVSAPPVEPEQTPSCQLIPHYIDGGLQCHQVWDFIFILDIDTTSLIDGQPVDATGDFSFMYDSYTCAVTNGNVNRTLCTKDAVPSTKVSAEITIQTTVELTDAEADAITLHLHRMVGSDNEDVSVNGRRGVAHLENVTMEVKFSPAFLRVDYELELTLFMVCIGNVTEHPAGCLVATPDDRYVAWKEPHLVFEYNGTTWRHDDFLSDYEQPLYSQGYVHESAENPTPVHRSQFTNLALSAQSAQYTITTVFYLVAKEGARRRRALPGKQFIMNKVLGPEDFHPSETALALPRTRRELMDTINEPKSFVTAFSFSGCPANARYDPQQRACECPDNMVYSSLTYTCQELEVPGSGLEPSGTPNLGASIILLFLSCVVQLIQSVVNLKC is encoded by the exons ATGTACTGTTACATGGCTGCAGCGCTGTTCCTCTTGCACGGGGACATGTTCATCCACAATGCAGAGGCGCGCTTCGGCTCTGACATCTCCACGGACAATGCAGATAACAG GTTCGCTAACATGGGCCAGGTGACAGTGAAGGAGTGGGCCGTGGTGGACGGGCAGGTGGATCTGAAGCTGAACGTGGAGGACACGCCGGGGGAACTAGAGGCGTGGATCCTGGACTTCCAACCTTACATGCACAACGCCAACGAGCAGTGGCCCGTGGAAGACG GTTGGTTGTGGTCGAACCAGACGGGTGAGTGTTCCAGTGTGCACACGTCTGCAGAGTTCTACACCTTCCTGAACGACACAGGCTTCCAATCCCTGACTGGGACGGGCGGGAAGGATCTATTCAACAGCTACACCAGGGGAACCCTAGGCAACG CCTCCAGACGTGCAGACGAGGTGGCGTACTCGGGCCCGCTGAAGACTCTCCTGGGCTGTAAGAGTCAGGGTAGTAACGAATCAGTCTGGAACATGACGTCAACAGAAGATGAAGTAGAGTTCCGTACAAGGCTTTATGTTGTCAACGTCAGGCCAAAGGACTATTATAGACCACAGAAAG GAATCTCCTTCGTGCAGAGCCACATAGACCTGATCTGGCGGCTGTACCGGACGGCGCTGGCCAAAGTCATCATCAGCTCGTCCGGCCTGCTCCGACCAGTGTTCGAATACGCCATCGTCAGCACTGTGTATGACGTCAACGGCGACCCCGActggtcaaag GCCCGGCTAGATCTCCGGTTCATCACCATCACGGACTCCAACACCCAGATGAGTGTGTACGTGAACGCCAGCGCGAACTACACCGCGCAGAACCCGGCTAACGGGCTGCGGGAGGTGGTGTCAGCCCCGCCCGTGGAGCCGGAACAGACGCCGTCATGTCAGCTCATCCCGCACTACATAGACGGCGGGCTTCAGTGTCATCAG GTGTGGGATTTCATTTTCATCCTGGACATTGACACGACGTCACTAATAGACGGACAGCCGGTGGACGCCACAGGTGACTTCTCCTTCATGTACGACTCGTACACATGCGCGGTAACCAATGGCAACGTCAACAGGACCCTGTGCACCAAAGATGCCGTCCCTTCCACCAAGGTGTCGGCGGAGATCACCATCCAGACCACAGTAGAGCTAACGGACGCTGAGGCTGACGCCATCACTCTGCACCTGCACAGGATGGTTG GCTCTGACAACGAAGATGTGAGTGTGAACGGCCGCCGCGGGGTGGCGCACCTTGAGAACGTGACCATGGAGGTGAAGTTTTCCCCGGCCTTCCTGCGCGTGGACTACGAGCTGGAGCTCACGCTGTTCATGGTCTGCATCGGGAACGTCACAGAGCACCCAGCG GGGTGTTTAGTGGCGACCCCAGATGATCGTTACGTTGCCTGGAAGGAGCCTCATCTGGTGTTCGAATATAACGGCACTACTTGGCGCCATGACGACTTTCTATCGGACTACGAACAGCCGCTATATTCACAG GGCTATGTCCACGAGAGTGCTGAGAACCCCACCCCAGTCCACCGGTCCCAGTTCACCAACCTGGCCCTGTCAGCACAGTCTGCCCAGTACACCATCACTACGGTCTTCTACCTGGTGGCGAAGGAAGGGGCCAGGAGAAGGAGAGCACTACCAGGAAAACAA TTCATCATGAACAAGGTGTTGGGACCTGAGGACTTTCATCCATCGGAAACAGCCCTGGCCCTTCCCCGTACACGACGTGAACTCATGGACACCATCAACGAACCAAAGAGCTTTGTGACTGCGTTCAGTTTCTCTGGCTGTCCTGCAAATGCCAGATACGACCCCCAGCAAAGGGCATGCGAGTGTCCAGACAACATGGTGTATAGTTCACTCACTTATACCTGTCAAGAGTTAGAAGTGCCAGGATCAGGTCTTGAACCAAGTGGTACACCTAACTTAGGGGCCAGTATCATCCTCTTGTTTCTGTCCTGTGTAGTTCAGCTTATACAGTCTGTGGTAAATTTGAAGTGCTAG